The following are from one region of the Oryzias latipes chromosome 12, ASM223467v1 genome:
- the tacr1b gene encoding substance-P receptor-like: protein MDPLGNGSDGTGACVNCSSNQFVQPAWQVGLWGAAYCGLVAVSVLGNLAVIWIILAHERMRTVTNYFLVNLAFAEAAMSAFNTVINFTYAVHNEWYFGAVYCRFHNFFPIAAIFASIYSMTAIALDRYMAIMHPLKQRLSSTETRVLIGLIWVLALLLAFPQYHYSSTTLLPGRTVCFIDWPEYATVDFRKIYYVSVALLIYFLPLCIMGWAYITVAVTLWASKIPGDSSEHYRQQLVAKRKVVKMMIVVVCTFAVCWLPYHVYFLLHQFFPELFEQLYIQQVYLAVMWLAMSSTMYNPIIYYCLNSRFRAGFQQVFCCCSSSAAKEELELKSPRCLQTQVGPRTAFPASSAAQAGGERPDETSTALSSC from the exons ATGGATCCGCTCGGGAACGGGTCGGACGGAACCGGCGCGTGCGTGAACTGCAGCTCCAACCAGTTCGTGCAGCCCGCGTGGCAGGTCGGCCTGTGGGGCGCCGCGTACTGCGGCCTCGTGGCCGTGTCCGTGCTCGGGAACCTCGCGGTCATTTGGATCATTCTGGCGCACGAGCGCATGAGGACGGTCACCAACTATTTCCTG gtgaacctGGCCTTCGCCGAAGCCGCCATGTCAGCCTTCAACACGGTCATCAACTTCACCTACGCCGTCCATAACGAATGGTACTTCGGCGCCGTTTACTGCCGCTTCCACAACTTCTTCCCCATCGCCGCCATTTTCGCCAGCATTTACTCCATGACGGCCATCGCCCTCGACAg ATACATGGCCATCATGCACCCCCTGAAGCAGCGGCTGTCCTCCACTGAGACCAGGGTGCTGATCGGACTCATCTGGGTTCTGGCTCTGTTACTGGCCTTCCCTCAGTATCACTACTCCTCCACCACTTTACTGCCCGGAAGAACCGTCTGCTTCATCGACTGGCCGGAATACGccacagtggacttcaggaaaat CTACTATGTATCCGTGGCTCTGCTGATTTACTTCCTGCCCCTGTGCATCATGGGATGGGCGTACATCACCGTCGCCGTCACCCTCTGGGCGAGTAAGATCCCCGGCGACTCGTCGGAACACTACAGACAGCAGCTGGTCGCCAAGCGCAAA GTGGTGAAGATGATGATCGTGGTGGTGTGCACTTTCGCCGTCTGCTGGCTGCCGTATCACGTCTACTTCCTGCTGCACCAGTTCTTCCCCGAGCTCTTCGAGCAGCTCTACATCCAGCAGGTGTACCTGGCCGTCATGTGGCTCGCCATGAGCTCCACCATGTACAACCCCATCATCTACTACTGCCTCAACAGCAG GTTCAGAGCAGGTTTCCAGCAGGTGTTTTGTTGCTGCTCCTCCAGCGCCGCCAAAGAGGAGCTGGAGCTCAAATCTCCCCGGTGTCTGCAAACCCAGGTGGGTCCCA